The Prosthecodimorpha staleyi region AAGACGATCTTCGACAAGAAGACCGGCCGCCTGCTTGGTGCCCATATGGTCGGCGCCGAGGTGACCGAACTGATCCAGGGCTTCGTGATCGCCATGAACCTGGAGACCACCGAGGAAGACCTGATCCATACGGTCTTCCCGCATCCGACCCTTTCGGAGATCATGCACGAGAGTGTGCTGGATTCCGAGGGACGCGCCATCCACATCTGAACGCGGCCATATCTCAACGCGGCGCCTTCGGAGCCGGGCCGGCGTCGGCCGGCCCCGCGGCAGCCATCACTGGGGAGGCGGGGCAGTCATGCTGCAGGCGGGCAAGTGGTGGTTCCTGTTCGCTCTTTTGGTGGCCGTTGTGGCCGCCGTGGCCTATTTCAACGAAAGCGTCCGCACTATCGTCATCGCCCTGGGCCTGATCGCGGCCGTCATCCTGCTGGCTTGGAACTGGCTGACCAACCTATGAGGCAATCATGGATACCCGCGCACTTCTCATCACCCTCGCCATCGGCCTCGTCGCCGGCTGGCTGGCCAGCTTCGTCGTCGGCGGCGGCAACATCCTGCGTTATCTCCTGACCGGCGTGATCGGCTCGGTGGTCGGCAGTTTCCTGTTCTCCAAGCTCGGCATCCATCTCGGCATCGGCAATGCGCTGGTCGAGCAGATCCTGGTCGCCACCGTTGGCGCGATCGTGGTGGTGTTGATCGCGCGCGCGCTGGCGTGATCGACTTTCCGGCCTCGCGCCGTATATGTGGATGCGAGGCCAGAACAAGGAATGTGCACTTGAGTCCCGATCCAGCGTCCGCGCCGTCCGTCCAGACCCCGTCCGCCGCACGGGGGACGCCGGACCCGGCGGCGGGGCGCGAACCGCCGAAGCTGCGCTGGGGCACGCGTCTGACGCTGGCAGCCTTTGCGATCGCGGCAGCGGTGTTCATCGCCGGGCCGATCGTCTGGATCCAGTGGAACGCGCGCGACTTCTGCCCGGCCGAGATCAAGGCCAAGGGGCGGTCTGCGGGCACCGACTGGGAGGTGGCCCGCTCGGATTGCGGGGGAGAAATCGGCGTCGTCTGGCAGGTCCGGATCATTCCGACCAAGGGCGTCTCCAATCTCGCCTTCGAGGCGCGCGGCGGCGGTCCCGAGCCGGTCGGCTACGAGCAGAAAGGCTTCGAGGGGACGATCCTGCTTGCCGCCGCGCCGCCGGGGCAGACGGAGCGTTCGGTCGGGATCAAGCTCGACGAGCGCGGTCGCCCGGTCGCGCCGGTGCGCTTTTCCGGCGGCAGGCGCGCCGACTGATGCGAAGGTCGGGGGCGCCATGGACAACGCGGCGCTTGCCGGGCTGTCGATCCGTCGCTACTTGCGTCGCCAAGGGGATGCAGCGTCGGCGCTGCTGCCGCGTCAGGCGGCGAATGAACAGGACGGTGGGTCGATCGATCCGGGCGGGGCTCGTCCGTGTCGTGAATGCGAGCCGCCAAGGGTTTGATGGCGTGGCCGAAATCGTCATGGGCATGGTGCCCGGAGCGATCGCCGCCACCGGGAGCAGGTCATGGTCACGGTGCTCGATACCGTCGGCGGCGTGAAGCCGCGCCATCCGGAGAAGGCGCATCGGCCGGACCAGCCGATCGCCCGCAAGCCGGATTGGATTCGCGTCAAGGCGCCGGGCTCGCCGGTCTATAACGAGACCCGCGGCATCGTCCGCGAGAACAAGCTGGTCACGGTGTGCGAGGAGGCCGGCTGCCCGAATATTGGCGAGTGCTGGTCGAAGAAGCACGCCACCTTCATGATCATGGGCGACACCTGCACGCGGGCCTGCGCCTTCTGCAACGTCAAGACCGGCGTGCCGGGCGCGCTCGATGCCGGCGAGCCCGAAAGCGTCGCGATCGCGGTCGAGAAGCTCGGCCTCAGTCATGTGGTCATCACCTCGGTCGATCGCGACGATCTCGACGACGGCGGTGCCGAGCATTTCGCCCGCGTCATCGGCGCGATCCGGGCGCGCTCGCCGCGGACCACGATCGAGATCCTGACGCCGGACTTCCTGCGCAAGC contains the following coding sequences:
- a CDS encoding GlsB/YeaQ/YmgE family stress response membrane protein, translated to MDTRALLITLAIGLVAGWLASFVVGGGNILRYLLTGVIGSVVGSFLFSKLGIHLGIGNALVEQILVATVGAIVVVLIARALA
- the lipA gene encoding lipoyl synthase codes for the protein MVTVLDTVGGVKPRHPEKAHRPDQPIARKPDWIRVKAPGSPVYNETRGIVRENKLVTVCEEAGCPNIGECWSKKHATFMIMGDTCTRACAFCNVKTGVPGALDAGEPESVAIAVEKLGLSHVVITSVDRDDLDDGGAEHFARVIGAIRARSPRTTIEILTPDFLRKPGALETVVAAKPDVFNHNLETVPSKYLKVRPGARYFHSIRLLQKVKELDPGMFTKSGIMVGLGEERNEVLQLMDDLRSAEVDFLTIGQYLQPTRKHHEVMSFVTPEAFKAYETIAYAKGFLMVSSSPLTRSSHHAGEDFARLRAARAAAGR